The sequence TatggtcagaaaggaggagctgcagcacgggtggggggGTGGAGTATGCTAAAATCTTCTGACACCAACCAATCTGCGTCGGATGGTGTCTCAGAGAAGAGACTCCTCTGTATTGGGGTACGCGCCGATCATCATATGTATGCAGTGCGGGATGCGCGCAGCTGCTTGACCCTGCGCAGCACATGGAACAAGAGCCATCCCAGCAGTAGAAGACACACAATGGGCAGAGCCAGGATGATCTTCTGGAGACTCGCGCCACCATCGGAGCAGATGACATTAATGGCGGTCGTTATTCTTCCATCACTAAGAGAGTAGTTGCCCTGATCACAGTAGCTTTGTGTTGCGCACCCCATAATGGCTGATGAAGACGagtctcctgcagagatttcatAGCAATGTTAGAAAGACCGTTGTATTGTCACCAACTGCCAGTATTGGTCTTTTTGATACCAATCCTGTACCATCTATTGATAACCTTTGGCTCAGTTATCATCAGTTTTTTATTCCAATTTTGAGATCAGGGTAGTTTTGGGGCAAAGTTTCccttatctcatcctggaaaatggATTTGCATATTGACTTCCCTTATTTTTAGTTTGTTAGTTAAGGAAAGAATAAATATGGATTATAATCTAGATTACATCAAATGTGCAGGATCCGTGTTACATTATAATAATCTGGCCGTTTTTAatctccactagagggagctcactgcacatgcTCAATGATAAGGTCAAGAGCCAAGATcaagactgtggtaatcatcttatatttgttatccatggtctccttccttgttAAATTAATTGTTAAattaactttgaaaattatgctaatgagcccaaagggaTCTGGGGATTTTACCAGGACCCAATCACAAGCTATTGCACAACTATgtactagaacagtgatggcgaaccttttggagaccgggtgcacaaactgcaaccaaaacccacttattttctatcaagtgccaacatgacaatttaaacattaacattttgctccctgttcttccacaacattcgaTTGAATTGAaccactgaggacaccaatatagttgaaagcaggagggcaagtggacctccaaagataaccagccctgttcacaccttctcactcttcctgcagttctaatCTGTCAAAGATGTGAGATCTTAAAAGAGCATTgggagcagcatctcaagttgtctgggactgcagaaataTTTGAGTCCTTATCTGgtaaactctgtcctggagagcagcctgggtgcccacaaaaagggctccgagtgccacctctggcacccgtgccataggttcgccatcactgtactagaacTTCCTGTTGCTGTGAGATTACTGTGGGTAGAGGCAGGTGGAAGttttgagggagcagggaggtagGGTGAGATATATGTGAACCcaaagcatggaggggctctggtatttccccctagagcccttcggggcattagcataaatgtaaagtTTGATTTCAGAACAAAGAGGccttggataacatatataagaaggttaccacagtttTGGtccctggatctttgagtaaatatctctggattatcatgatggatcttgatggtggatttcctttaagagaactTTGTAATATTTTATATCAATATCTTCCCCCAAGGGTAACTTAAATACATACTGTAAGTTATTAAAGTTTTACCTGTTACTGTTGTAAAGAGAACGCACTTGGTTTCGTTTCCTGTACATGTAAGAGTTTGATGGGAGTCACACGCGGTGGAGTTCAGAGACTCACAGACAGGACAGACCCGACCATTGGGCACATTGTTGGTGGGTATCACTGTGATAGGAAGAAAATGTACGGTAGGATTGTATTATTGTAAATGACACATTTATTAATGAGATGTAATGATGAAAACAATGGGATCACTGCCATTCCCCGATCGGTGGTCAGGCCGGGAAACTGCGGCTCAGCCACTAGTCAAATAAATAGCAACTGAGCTGGAAGGACAGAGTTGAGTCGTCACCTTATAGGTGGGTGTTCCATGCCCCTTGTGAGCCCTTTGCCCCTCTCTAGTGGTAGCCACATATAttaattgttacatttttttgacAAATTGACCGACTTACACGTAGGATCAGGGGGAGTGCAGTCATCAGTGGAGCAACATGTGGTGGCAAACCGGTACTTTGATTCATGTGTGGCAAAATTTCCCTTCATATTACACGTCCTTATAGATTCACATGTCCTGATGAAAGTGTTATAGGTTGATCTACCTGCAAATAGACACAAAGGAAACGATTTCTGATGGAATATTTAAGATCGAAAAAACACCTCTGTTGACCATAATACGGTTATAAACAACTTTGTCTGTAATCTGGTGCAGAGATCAGATGATCGTTACAGATTAGTCCTAATTAATCACCAGTGATCATCTATGATCATCACGGTAGACCTGGTTTGGCCAAAAATTTCTTCTGCAGTGGCCACTAGAGGATAAAATGTAGCATTACATGCCAGACGTTCTGATGCATCCATAACACAGTCATGCATCGAGATATCCGGAGAACTGAAACAGGTGGAGGAAAACTGCTGACATGATGTGGTGTGGTGGATCAAGGTGTAGTTTCGGATTTTCAGGTTGATTTTGCAGGTTTGGATCGTGCAGGAGTCTGATGATTCATCAGACTCctaatacatacacaaggggaATTCATCATGACTTATGGACATAGAACCTACCACTGTGCTAAGCCCCCCACCCCCTTAGCTTATTCTTCCCCAAAGAATAAGACCACACCAGGATCGGGAGATAGGCCACAGTGGCGTGTTTTTATTACCAAACAATAG comes from Engystomops pustulosus chromosome 6, aEngPut4.maternal, whole genome shotgun sequence and encodes:
- the LOC140065495 gene encoding uncharacterized protein, coding for MTSILRLLFFLSTFLDTGLGLSCIECGSSSSPCSGTSVICPSDYVCASTLAETTIGRSTYNTFIRTCESIRTCNMKGNFATHESKYRFATTCCSTDDCTPPDPTLIPTNNVPNGRVCPVCESLNSTACDSHQTLTCTGNETKCVLFTTVTGDSSSSAIMGCATQSYCDQGNYSLSDGRITTAINVICSDGGASLQKIILALPIVCLLLLGWLLFHVLRRVKQLRASRTAYI